In the Bacillus shivajii genome, one interval contains:
- a CDS encoding YitT family protein codes for MSKIFIKEGFMNLLKKLMVIIIGATFISVGVNSFIMPHYIVDGGIIGVAIVLNYMWDLSVGMSFVLLSFPIFLVIWFFHRSYCMNSIVGMIVTGIFIDVLNFDTYIYFSSPLFSALLGGLFLGAGIGILFLYDISTDSIDLLAQFISFMWRLNVGITVFIFDLAIVVSAMTVLPKEAVILSMLTITTNGVMTTLIVSRANLYI; via the coding sequence ATGTCCAAAATCTTTATTAAAGAGGGCTTCATGAATCTTTTAAAAAAATTGATGGTTATTATTATTGGAGCAACATTCATTAGCGTAGGGGTTAACAGTTTTATAATGCCACATTACATTGTTGACGGGGGAATTATCGGAGTAGCAATTGTTTTAAATTATATGTGGGATTTAAGTGTAGGGATGAGTTTCGTTTTATTGAGCTTTCCCATATTTTTAGTAATATGGTTTTTTCATCGGAGTTATTGTATGAATAGTATAGTTGGTATGATTGTCACTGGGATTTTTATCGATGTGTTAAATTTCGATACTTATATTTACTTTTCAAGTCCTTTATTTAGCGCCTTATTAGGAGGACTCTTTTTAGGTGCTGGTATTGGTATATTATTTTTATACGACATTAGTACGGACAGTATTGATTTGTTAGCTCAATTCATTTCTTTTATGTGGAGGCTCAATGTTGGTATTACCGTTTTTATATTTGACCTTGCTATTGTTGTTTCAGCAATGACAGTTCTACCTAAAGAAGCGGTCATTTTGTCTATGTTAACAATTACAACAAACGGAGTAATGACCACACTCATTGTTTCTCGTGCAAATCTATACATTTAA
- a CDS encoding zinc-dependent alcohol dehydrogenase, protein MKAVTYQGIKDVKVKEVPDPVIEKKDDILVRITSTAICGSDLHLVHGMVPNFHKDYIIGHEPMGIVEETGPEVTRVKKGDRVIIPFNIACGQCFFCQNELESQCDNANPHGQSGAYFGYSETFGGYPGGQAELLRVPYGNFVPFLVPEDAEMEDEKLLFLSDIIPTAWWGVEQAQVGPGDTVIVLGCGPVGLLAQKFAWMKGAKRVIAVDYVQYRLEHAKQSNNVEVLDFTKIDEPGTYLKEITKGGADAVIDCVGMDGKKTAVEMVETALKLQGGTMGPIQIASQCVRKGGSVSIVGVYGTRYNMFPLGDFFSRNITLKMGQAPVIHFIPELYKKIKNEEFNPTDIITHQLPLERAAFGYDVFDEKHDNCIKVVLKP, encoded by the coding sequence ATGAAAGCAGTAACTTATCAAGGGATTAAGGATGTAAAAGTAAAAGAAGTTCCAGATCCAGTGATTGAAAAAAAGGATGACATTCTAGTCCGTATTACAAGTACAGCAATTTGTGGATCAGATTTGCATCTCGTACATGGAATGGTACCGAATTTTCATAAGGACTACATTATCGGTCATGAACCGATGGGGATCGTCGAAGAAACAGGACCAGAAGTGACGAGGGTGAAAAAAGGAGATAGAGTTATCATTCCTTTTAATATTGCGTGTGGTCAATGTTTCTTTTGTCAAAATGAATTAGAAAGTCAATGTGATAACGCAAATCCTCATGGACAATCAGGTGCTTATTTCGGTTATTCGGAAACGTTTGGTGGCTACCCAGGCGGTCAAGCGGAACTGTTACGAGTCCCTTATGGGAACTTTGTGCCTTTTCTTGTACCAGAAGATGCAGAAATGGAGGATGAAAAGCTACTCTTTTTATCTGATATTATCCCTACAGCATGGTGGGGAGTTGAACAAGCCCAAGTCGGACCAGGTGACACGGTCATTGTGCTAGGATGTGGACCAGTCGGTTTGCTCGCACAAAAGTTTGCATGGATGAAAGGCGCAAAACGAGTCATTGCAGTAGATTACGTGCAATATCGCCTTGAGCATGCGAAACAATCCAACAACGTTGAAGTGTTGGATTTTACAAAAATCGATGAACCAGGCACGTATTTGAAGGAAATCACAAAAGGTGGGGCTGATGCCGTTATAGACTGTGTAGGTATGGATGGAAAAAAGACAGCTGTCGAAATGGTTGAAACCGCGCTCAAGCTTCAAGGAGGAACGATGGGGCCGATACAAATTGCAAGTCAATGTGTTAGAAAAGGTGGATCGGTCAGTATTGTCGGAGTGTATGGGACAAGGTATAACATGTTTCCTCTCGGAGATTTCTTCTCGAGAAACATTACCTTAAAAATGGGGCAGGCACCCGTCATTCATTTTATACCGGAATTATACAAAAAGATTAAAAACGAAGAATTCAATCCGACAGATATTATTACACATCAATTGCCGTTAGAAAGAGCAGCATTTGGATACGACGTTTTTGATGAAAAACATGATAACTGTATAAAAGTTGTATTAAAGCCATAA
- a CDS encoding YheC/YheD family endospore coat-associated protein has translation MEMKVKLNWLEESNKNNVCLLSKKIFRLLKLSEKVEYSLFIGQKRRKVYFKPTEHTEDCIYLIPQLFDPSLTKEDLAGFEGYRINLWVKGEDLHLGPVLGIFVKPKRLQKPLYKNTVLGHMEAGLAEGFLCYFFSIDSVDWEKSRIKGFTLLPGTDKWTFRWFPIPDVIYDRGAGFNTSEKAKVKEIREKLREELKVPFINNLDQIGKWKTYSQLSKYEEVTEYFPMTIRYKNFNDLLIMLKQHGFIFLKAIYGSKGKQVMSIEKIDKKYKLIFLTDHMQELVLNDVKELREHIMDYTSDKKYVIQEGIRLLKYKERLFDMRILVIKDKMGRWRAISNYVKIAKSRFSITNYSLGGECDLYENIYPNLSSPLSNRSIPDYEDIASAATKIAEIIDKEFGTFGELGIDMGIDEHGKLWLIEVNTKPDKDLVDGLDDFNDINPQYSAIFEYTKYICQSK, from the coding sequence ATGGAAATGAAAGTTAAGCTTAATTGGTTAGAAGAGAGTAACAAGAACAATGTTTGTCTTTTATCTAAAAAAATATTTAGATTATTAAAGCTTTCAGAAAAAGTGGAATATAGCCTTTTCATTGGGCAGAAACGAAGAAAGGTTTATTTCAAACCGACTGAACATACGGAAGATTGTATATACCTTATACCACAACTATTTGACCCTTCATTAACAAAAGAGGATTTAGCTGGTTTTGAGGGTTATAGGATTAACCTTTGGGTGAAGGGGGAAGATCTTCACCTAGGTCCAGTACTTGGTATATTTGTAAAACCTAAACGTCTACAAAAACCCCTATATAAAAATACGGTTTTAGGACATATGGAAGCGGGGTTAGCGGAAGGGTTTTTATGTTATTTTTTCTCCATAGATAGTGTTGATTGGGAAAAGAGTAGAATTAAGGGATTTACATTACTTCCTGGGACGGATAAATGGACATTTAGATGGTTTCCAATTCCTGATGTTATCTATGATAGAGGTGCTGGTTTCAATACTTCCGAGAAGGCCAAAGTTAAGGAAATACGTGAGAAGCTAAGGGAGGAATTAAAGGTACCGTTTATTAATAACCTGGATCAAATCGGTAAATGGAAAACGTACAGCCAGTTATCAAAATATGAAGAGGTTACTGAATACTTCCCCATGACCATTCGTTATAAAAACTTTAATGATTTGTTGATCATGCTAAAACAGCATGGTTTCATTTTCTTAAAAGCCATTTACGGCAGCAAAGGCAAGCAAGTGATGTCAATTGAAAAAATTGATAAGAAATATAAACTTATTTTTTTAACGGATCATATGCAGGAGCTTGTATTAAATGATGTTAAAGAGTTAAGAGAACATATAATGGATTATACTAGTGACAAGAAATACGTTATACAGGAAGGCATTCGGTTGCTTAAATACAAAGAACGACTTTTTGACATGAGGATACTAGTGATTAAAGATAAGATGGGACGTTGGAGAGCTATAAGTAATTATGTGAAAATAGCAAAGTCACGTTTTTCCATCACAAACTACTCACTTGGTGGAGAATGTGACTTGTATGAAAATATTTATCCAAATTTGAGCAGTCCGCTTTCCAATAGAAGCATTCCTGATTATGAAGATATAGCATCGGCAGCTACAAAGATTGCGGAAATCATCGACAAAGAATTTGGCACATTTGGAGAACTAGGAATCGATATGGGAATAGATGAACATGGGAAGTTATGGTTAATTGAAGTTAATACAAAGCCTGATAAAGATCTTGTAGATGGACTTGATGACTTTAATGATATCAATCCCCAATATTCAGCTATATTTGAATATACTAAATACATTTGTCAGTCTAAATAG
- a CDS encoding acyl-CoA thioesterase, with protein MDEKVCKDSKVIKTGRVFPQDTNNHNTLFGGKLMRDIDDVASISAARHCRKECVTASTDSVDFLHPIRQTDSVCLESYVTSTGTSSMEVFVKVIAEDLLTGNRRLAATSFLTFVALDENGTPASVPTVKPQSEEEVYLHQTSPDRIRMRKERRSQSKSLAQIVSDLKPWEDK; from the coding sequence ATGGACGAAAAAGTATGTAAAGATTCAAAAGTAATTAAAACCGGACGCGTATTTCCTCAAGATACGAACAACCATAACACCCTTTTTGGCGGAAAACTAATGCGCGATATTGATGATGTCGCTTCCATTTCTGCAGCAAGACATTGCCGTAAAGAATGTGTTACAGCTTCAACAGACTCTGTTGACTTCCTTCATCCAATACGCCAGACAGACTCAGTTTGTCTGGAATCATATGTCACCTCAACTGGAACGAGTTCAATGGAAGTATTTGTGAAAGTCATTGCCGAAGATCTACTAACTGGTAACCGCAGACTTGCAGCTACAAGCTTTTTAACATTTGTGGCTCTTGATGAAAATGGAACACCAGCATCTGTTCCAACGGTAAAGCCTCAGTCAGAAGAAGAAGTCTATTTACACCAAACGTCTCCAGACAGGATTCGGATGCGAAAAGAGCGACGTAGTCAAAGTAAAAGCCTCGCACAAATCGTCTCTGACTTAAAGCCTTGGGAAGATAAGTAA
- a CDS encoding DUF421 domain-containing protein, producing MTDLGQVLVRGLIGFIVLLVLARIMGKKQINQITYFEYIVGIAIGSIAAELTFSPDIRISNFVFGMVIWSMLPIVVSKIELKSYGFRMLTEGKPTVVIENGKILEENLKKEDLTVDELMIYLRDKDVFKLSDVETAIFESSGQLSVMKKSDVMPITPKDMNMVVEQEHSPRIVIVDGNVMEKSLKEYGYTKDWLLGEVMKQGAEDFSDVFVAQIDSMGNVYVDLYNDKKKLPQIKQKLLAAATVKQLQANLTTFSLQTENEQAKKMYQDYAKTMEQLLDDMGDYLKE from the coding sequence TTGACTGATTTAGGACAGGTTTTGGTTAGAGGACTTATTGGTTTCATTGTACTGCTTGTATTAGCACGTATTATGGGGAAAAAACAAATTAATCAAATTACATATTTTGAGTATATCGTTGGGATTGCAATCGGTAGTATTGCAGCGGAATTAACGTTCAGTCCAGATATCAGAATATCAAATTTCGTTTTTGGTATGGTTATTTGGTCCATGTTACCGATTGTGGTTTCCAAAATAGAGTTAAAATCTTACGGTTTTCGAATGCTTACTGAAGGTAAGCCAACGGTTGTGATAGAAAATGGAAAAATTCTTGAAGAAAACTTAAAAAAAGAAGACTTGACGGTTGATGAACTGATGATTTATTTACGTGACAAAGATGTGTTTAAATTATCGGATGTAGAAACGGCTATTTTTGAGAGTAGTGGCCAACTAAGTGTGATGAAAAAGAGCGATGTGATGCCGATTACTCCGAAAGATATGAATATGGTTGTCGAACAAGAGCATTCGCCTCGCATCGTCATTGTCGATGGGAATGTAATGGAGAAAAGTTTGAAAGAGTATGGTTATACAAAAGACTGGCTGTTAGGAGAAGTTATGAAGCAAGGAGCAGAGGATTTTTCCGATGTGTTTGTTGCACAAATTGATTCAATGGGAAATGTGTACGTTGACTTGTATAATGATAAGAAGAAGCTCCCGCAAATTAAGCAAAAGTTGTTAGCAGCAGCAACGGTTAAGCAACTACAGGCAAACTTAACGACGTTTTCTTTGCAAACAGAAAATGAACAAGCGAAGAAGATGTATCAAGACTATGCAAAAACAATGGAACAACTGCTAGATGATATGGGGGATTACTTAAAAGAGTAA
- a CDS encoding DUF1657 domain-containing protein, whose protein sequence is MTVETQLKEALANAKSLQANFETFSLQTKDEKAKEKYAQAAEQMQTLVTGLETRVNKVEQKEPEYRRQD, encoded by the coding sequence ATGACCGTCGAAACACAATTAAAAGAAGCATTAGCGAATGCGAAAAGTTTACAAGCAAATTTTGAGACGTTTTCACTTCAAACGAAGGATGAAAAGGCAAAAGAAAAGTATGCACAAGCTGCAGAACAAATGCAAACGTTAGTGACAGGGTTAGAGACAAGAGTAAACAAAGTTGAGCAGAAAGAACCTGAATATCGAAGGCAAGACTAA
- a CDS encoding metal ABC transporter solute-binding protein, Zn/Mn family: MKRFSIIFSSMLIASTFLAGCGQSEEEQVEESAGEETKEEVVEEIEELEIFTTLFPLEDFANRIGGEYVNVQNLVPVGADAHTFEPTANQMIDIADADLFIYNGAGFEGFADRIKETVDSHDVKVITAADGIDLIDYDHDHDHGHGHEEDDHDHDHGHGHEEDDHDHDHDHDHDNGHGHEEDDHDHDHDNGHGHEEDDHDHDHDNGHGHEEDDHDHDHDNGHGHEEDDHDHDHGHDHAHGDEDPHVWLDPIRAIELAENIKLALIELRPEAEEEFTTNFEELKGELEKLDEEFVEFSNEMTKDTIVVSHAGYGYWEDRYGIHQVGIAGISPTNEPSISQIQDIIAQMEENHIEYVMFEQNIPVSIAETVRDEVGAEALWIHNLESLTEEDVEAGEDYFSLMRSNIETLKTALQ, from the coding sequence ATGAAAAGATTTTCAATAATATTTTCTAGCATGTTAATTGCATCTACTTTTCTAGCTGGTTGTGGACAGTCAGAAGAAGAACAAGTTGAGGAAAGTGCTGGAGAAGAAACAAAAGAAGAAGTTGTGGAAGAAATTGAGGAGTTAGAAATATTCACGACTCTTTTTCCTTTAGAAGATTTTGCGAATCGAATTGGTGGAGAGTATGTTAATGTACAAAATCTCGTACCTGTGGGGGCAGATGCACATACATTTGAACCTACAGCAAACCAAATGATTGACATTGCTGATGCTGATTTATTCATATACAATGGAGCAGGATTTGAAGGTTTTGCAGATCGCATTAAAGAAACAGTAGATTCTCATGATGTAAAAGTTATAACTGCTGCAGATGGAATTGATCTCATTGATTATGACCATGACCATGATCACGGACATGGGCATGAAGAAGATGACCACGACCATGATCACGGACACGGACATGAAGAAGATGACCACGACCACGACCATGACCATGACCATGATAATGGACACGGACATGAAGAAGATGATCACGACCATGATCATGATAATGGACACGGACATGAAGAAGATGATCATGACCATGATCATGATAATGGACACGGACATGAAGAAGATGATCACGACCATGATCATGATAATGGACACGGACATGAAGAAGATGATCATGACCATGACCACGGACATGACCATGCACATGGTGACGAAGATCCACATGTTTGGTTAGATCCAATTCGTGCGATTGAACTTGCTGAGAATATTAAATTGGCTTTAATTGAATTGAGACCAGAAGCTGAAGAGGAGTTTACCACTAACTTTGAAGAGCTAAAAGGTGAACTTGAAAAATTAGATGAAGAGTTCGTAGAATTTTCTAATGAAATGACAAAAGATACGATTGTTGTATCTCATGCAGGTTATGGATATTGGGAAGATCGTTACGGTATCCACCAAGTTGGAATTGCAGGTATTTCTCCAACTAATGAGCCTTCAATCAGCCAAATACAAGATATTATTGCACAAATGGAAGAGAATCATATCGAATACGTTATGTTCGAACAAAACATTCCAGTGAGCATTGCTGAGACAGTTCGCGATGAAGTAGGGGCTGAAGCTCTATGGATTCATAATTTAGAATCTTTGACAGAAGAAGATGTAGAAGCTGGTGAAGATTACTTCAGTTTAATGCGAAGTAATATCGAAACGTTAAAAACGGCTTTACAGTAA
- a CDS encoding dipeptidase: MNENVIRYLQDNRERLVEKLEEFLAIPSVSTDSQNKEDVVKAGQFVADYLKEIGFHSVELQETNGHPLVYAEWLEAESAPTALFYGHYDVQPADPYELWDSEPFEPEIRDGRIFARGASDDKGQVFMHLAVFEAYMKTEGKLPINVKVCIEGEEEVGSEHLYPILEEQKEKFDADFALISDSGMVEKGQPTMLYGLKGFTGLEVTVNGPSRDLHSGLYGGAVKNPLMALSHILAKLKNEEEQVTVPGFYDQVEDLSEEERALMNKAPGENYKETINIPETTPEKGFTVNEHLMARPTLEVNGMYGGYQGEGTKTIIPSSATAKITCRLVPGQDPAEIQQQLTDYIYEVAPKGVTVDVHKEPLSAKAYKVDPNNPLITKAADSLTESFGKKTVFVRLGGSIPVVESIDNLFNIPVVLIGFGTPEDNLHSPNESFPMDHFDKGMEMLVKYYSEVASVK, translated from the coding sequence ATGAATGAAAATGTGATCCGTTATTTGCAAGATAATCGTGAACGTTTAGTTGAAAAACTGGAAGAGTTTCTAGCGATCCCAAGTGTTAGTACTGACAGTCAAAACAAAGAAGATGTTGTGAAGGCTGGTCAGTTTGTCGCTGATTATTTGAAGGAGATTGGTTTCCATTCTGTGGAGTTGCAAGAAACCAACGGCCACCCGCTCGTTTATGCAGAATGGCTTGAAGCTGAAAGTGCACCAACTGCTCTTTTTTACGGCCATTACGACGTTCAACCTGCTGATCCTTATGAACTTTGGGATAGCGAACCATTTGAACCTGAAATACGTGATGGTCGAATATTTGCCCGTGGCGCGAGCGATGATAAAGGACAAGTCTTCATGCACTTAGCCGTTTTTGAAGCGTATATGAAAACAGAAGGAAAACTCCCAATTAATGTAAAAGTATGTATTGAAGGTGAAGAAGAAGTCGGTAGTGAACATCTTTACCCAATTCTTGAAGAGCAAAAAGAAAAATTTGACGCTGATTTTGCCCTCATCTCTGATTCTGGTATGGTCGAAAAAGGTCAACCTACGATGCTATATGGTTTAAAAGGCTTTACTGGCCTTGAAGTAACCGTTAACGGCCCAAGTCGCGATCTTCACTCTGGCCTATATGGAGGTGCTGTAAAAAATCCATTAATGGCACTTTCACATATTTTGGCAAAATTGAAAAATGAAGAGGAACAAGTCACTGTTCCTGGTTTTTACGATCAAGTTGAAGATCTTTCAGAAGAAGAACGTGCATTAATGAATAAAGCACCAGGTGAAAACTATAAAGAGACAATCAACATCCCAGAAACAACACCTGAAAAAGGATTCACAGTGAACGAGCACTTAATGGCACGTCCAACATTAGAAGTAAACGGAATGTATGGTGGTTATCAAGGAGAAGGAACAAAGACAATCATCCCTTCTTCTGCTACAGCAAAAATCACATGCCGTCTCGTCCCAGGACAAGACCCTGCTGAGATTCAACAGCAGCTAACAGATTACATTTATGAAGTTGCTCCTAAAGGGGTCACAGTAGACGTACATAAAGAGCCGCTATCGGCTAAGGCATACAAAGTAGATCCGAACAACCCGTTAATTACAAAGGCAGCAGACAGTTTAACAGAATCGTTCGGGAAAAAGACAGTCTTCGTCCGACTTGGCGGTTCAATTCCTGTTGTCGAATCAATCGACAACCTGTTCAATATTCCAGTCGTCCTGATCGGCTTCGGGACACCTGAAGATAACTTACACTCACCTAACGAAAGTTTTCCAATGGATCACTTTGATAAAGGGATGGAAATGCTCGTGAAGTATTACTCAGAAGTGGCGAGTGTAAAATAA
- a CDS encoding DUF4363 family protein codes for MVKLRSLCMLLLFLSFISGCDNTAQYLKTDKDDWLFNKISEVNQTVENEDWEKALQTIDEFEENYEQRKWKMQLLGESDDAEELEVEMRMFKEHVKDEDKVESKKSLQHIHYRLFELYNI; via the coding sequence ATGGTAAAACTTCGTTCGCTTTGTATGTTGTTGCTATTCCTTTCTTTCATATCTGGGTGTGACAATACTGCCCAATATTTAAAGACAGACAAAGACGACTGGTTATTTAATAAAATTTCAGAAGTAAATCAGACGGTTGAAAACGAGGATTGGGAGAAGGCATTACAAACCATTGATGAATTTGAAGAGAATTACGAACAACGTAAATGGAAGATGCAACTTCTCGGTGAATCAGATGATGCGGAAGAATTAGAAGTTGAAATGAGGATGTTTAAAGAGCATGTAAAAGATGAAGACAAAGTGGAAAGTAAAAAAAGCTTGCAACATATTCATTATCGGTTATTTGAGCTCTACAATATTTAA
- a CDS encoding response regulator transcription factor, with translation MKILVGIDHELVRSGLIQLLKDIHNIESMVIAPSIEELIDALRTYEFDLIVTDVSLQGAGGLKSILFALEPVHPETKRVFMYKEPTPELNNLMNDKIIHGIFYEKSSLDDLMFFFQKVFKGEYPVLSSDKKDHMSYSANVRNDLLTTREEEILHMKVRGYTVKETADILNISPKTIENHRRNIKKKLKIDKSSEWVDWGKKFRMI, from the coding sequence ATGAAAATATTGGTCGGTATCGATCACGAATTAGTACGGAGTGGCTTGATTCAATTATTAAAAGACATTCATAACATTGAATCGATGGTCATTGCACCATCAATCGAAGAATTGATCGATGCGTTAAGAACATATGAGTTTGACTTAATTGTAACTGATGTAAGTTTACAAGGGGCAGGGGGATTAAAGAGTATCTTGTTTGCCTTGGAACCAGTCCATCCAGAAACAAAACGAGTTTTTATGTATAAAGAGCCAACACCAGAGTTGAATAACTTAATGAATGACAAAATCATTCACGGGATTTTCTATGAAAAATCATCATTAGATGACTTAATGTTTTTTTTCCAAAAGGTGTTTAAAGGGGAGTATCCGGTTTTATCGAGTGATAAGAAGGATCACATGTCCTATTCAGCAAATGTAAGGAATGACCTTTTAACAACACGTGAAGAAGAGATTTTACATATGAAGGTGCGCGGTTATACAGTAAAAGAGACAGCTGATATCCTCAATATATCACCAAAAACAATAGAAAATCATCGGCGAAATATAAAGAAAAAGTTAAAAATTGATAAAAGTAGTGAATGGGTTGATTGGGGAAAGAAATTTCGAATGATTTAA
- a CDS encoding peroxidase-related enzyme (This protein belongs to a clade of uncharacterized proteins related to peroxidases such as the alkylhydroperoxidase AhpD.), with protein sequence MESRIRMIEFEESEGKLRELYEKFNGKMANILKVQSLNPKSLEAHLEYYKVMMFGKSPLPRHIREGIATVVSAENECHYUMEHHGAALHLLTKDDELVAGLKKDYKQVTLDEKTRAIFDYAVKLTQKPTSVLDSDVENLKSVGCTDEEILDICQITSYFNFVNRMAEGLGVQLEGEYK encoded by the coding sequence ATGGAATCTAGAATTCGTATGATCGAATTTGAAGAATCAGAAGGGAAATTAAGAGAGTTATATGAAAAGTTCAATGGGAAAATGGCTAACATTTTAAAGGTTCAATCTCTGAATCCCAAATCATTAGAAGCTCATTTAGAATACTATAAAGTCATGATGTTTGGAAAATCTCCATTACCTCGCCATATACGTGAGGGGATTGCAACAGTCGTATCAGCAGAAAATGAGTGCCATTACTGAATGGAACATCATGGGGCGGCGCTCCATTTGTTAACGAAAGACGATGAGTTAGTAGCAGGCTTAAAAAAAGACTATAAGCAAGTTACTCTTGATGAAAAAACAAGAGCTATTTTTGATTATGCTGTTAAACTGACACAAAAACCAACAAGTGTTCTTGATTCAGACGTTGAAAACTTAAAATCTGTTGGTTGCACAGATGAAGAAATTCTTGATATTTGCCAAATTACATCATACTTTAATTTTGTAAATCGTATGGCTGAAGGATTAGGTGTTCAATTGGAAGGCGAATATAAGTAG
- a CDS encoding MDR family MFS transporter yields MENEQNYNKVLIAALLLAGSFIAVLNQTLMITAIPPLMEEMDITANTGQWLTTVFMLVNGIMIPISAFLIERFTTRQLFLTAMGIFAFGTLIGGLATNFPMLITGRVIQSAGSGVMLPLMQTVFLLIFPVERRGTAMGYIGLVISFAPAIGPVLSGFVTSNYDWRYLFWGVLPLSLIMIVVAFFTMRNVTELKNPKVDPISIILSTLGFGGLLYGFTSAGNFGWGNPITIIVLSVATIAVVAFILRQLRMEHPMLEFRVFRKRVYTISVIITSIGFMGLIGLETLIPLYMQTMRGFTAVEAGIVLLPGALVAGLMAPITGRIFDRIGAKKLAVPGLIIMTISTFAFLFIDTTTSLVYLSVMYAIRMFGFSMVMMPTNTAGLNQMPRKLIPHGAAVTNTIRQMSASIGTAMLVTVMTTTERAAGDRTGVANPDILGAIVAFGLIGLLTVVALILSFQIKRTFPPTDEEWDKASGE; encoded by the coding sequence ATGGAAAACGAACAAAATTATAATAAAGTGTTGATCGCAGCGCTGCTTCTTGCTGGTTCCTTCATTGCTGTGTTAAATCAAACATTAATGATTACAGCGATTCCTCCGCTAATGGAAGAGATGGATATTACAGCAAATACTGGTCAGTGGTTAACAACCGTGTTTATGCTTGTAAACGGGATTATGATCCCAATTTCGGCATTTTTAATTGAAAGATTTACGACGCGACAGTTGTTTTTAACGGCAATGGGTATCTTTGCATTTGGAACACTTATCGGTGGTCTAGCAACAAATTTTCCTATGTTGATCACTGGAAGGGTCATTCAATCAGCGGGATCGGGTGTCATGCTTCCATTAATGCAAACCGTGTTTCTCCTTATTTTTCCGGTGGAGCGAAGAGGAACGGCGATGGGTTATATTGGTCTCGTTATTTCGTTTGCACCAGCGATTGGACCGGTACTATCTGGTTTTGTCACATCAAATTATGATTGGCGTTACTTATTTTGGGGAGTGCTCCCATTGTCATTAATCATGATTGTCGTTGCCTTTTTCACAATGAGAAATGTGACTGAATTGAAAAACCCAAAGGTCGATCCGATCTCGATTATTTTATCGACACTTGGTTTTGGTGGATTACTTTACGGTTTTACGAGTGCTGGAAACTTTGGCTGGGGGAACCCGATCACAATTATCGTATTATCGGTTGCGACGATTGCAGTTGTGGCATTTATTTTACGGCAGTTACGAATGGAACATCCAATGCTGGAGTTTCGTGTCTTTAGAAAGCGCGTTTATACGATTTCCGTAATCATTACAAGTATTGGATTTATGGGACTTATCGGTTTGGAGACACTTATTCCATTATATATGCAGACGATGCGAGGTTTTACAGCGGTTGAAGCAGGGATTGTGTTATTACCAGGAGCATTGGTTGCCGGTTTGATGGCTCCAATTACAGGGCGGATTTTTGACCGGATTGGGGCGAAAAAACTGGCAGTACCAGGTCTGATCATTATGACAATCTCAACCTTTGCTTTTCTGTTCATTGATACGACGACATCACTTGTCTATTTATCAGTAATGTATGCGATTCGGATGTTTGGTTTTTCAATGGTAATGATGCCGACAAATACTGCAGGGCTCAATCAAATGCCAAGAAAGCTAATCCCGCACGGAGCGGCAGTGACGAATACAATTCGCCAAATGTCAGCGTCTATTGGAACGGCAATGTTAGTGACAGTAATGACGACGACTGAACGAGCGGCAGGAGATAGGACGGGAGTCGCCAATCCAGATATATTAGGAGCGATTGTAGCATTTGGACTGATCGGTCTGCTGACAGTTGTTGCGCTCATTCTGTCATTCCAGATCAAAAGAACGTTCCCACCGACTGATGAAGAGTGGGATAAAGCAAGTGGTGAATAA